In Microbacterium terrisoli, the genomic stretch CGCCGAATTCGCGGACGTCGGCACCGGCATCCTTGGCCTCTTCGATGATCTCGTCGACGAACGCCTTCTGCGCCGGCGAGTTCAGCGGGCCCATCGTCGTGCCCTCGTCCAGCCCGTAGCCGAGCACCGCCTTCTCGCACCGTGCGGCAAGACCGTTGACGACCTCGTCCAGGCGTGACCGATGCACGAAGACCCGCTTCGCGCTCATGCAGATCTGACCGGTGGTGTCGAAGATCGCCGCGTACAGGCGGTCGAGGTGCTCATCGTCGATGATCGCATCGGAGAGGAACACCGCCGGGTCGTTGCCGCCGAGTTCGAGCGTCACACGCGTGAGGGTCGTCGCACCCATCTGCATCATGCGCTTGCCGCCGTTCACGCTGCCGGTGAACGACACCTTCGCGACGTCGGGGTTCTGGACGAGCCCCGACATGTTCTCGTCTTTGCCGCTGACGACGTTCAGCACGCCGGTGGGCAGCTTCTCGGCCACCCGCTGCACGACGCGGGTGATGGCCAGCGGGGTTGTCGGCGGCACCTTGACGATGACCGAGTTGCCGGCCAGCAGAGCGTTCGGCAGCGACGCACCCAGGATCGCGATCGGCCAGTTGAACGGCACGATCAGCGACACGACGCCCAGTGACTGGTAGCCGACCTGCGTGTTCACGGGAACGGCGCCCGGGATCGCCGGCAGCGTCGAGGTGGTCTCGACCTGGTCGGCCACCTGCAGCGTGAGGTTCCAGCGCAGCTCGAACACGAGCGCGTCGATCCATGCCTCCAGCCGGATCTTGCCGTTCTCCTGCGACAGGATCGCGGCGTCTTCGTCTCGATCGTCACCGACTCCGGCGATCGCGTCGGCCATCGCGGCCGCTCGCGCGGTCGCGCCCAGCGCGGACCACGCCGGGTACGCGGCTTTCGCCGCAGCCACCGCGTCGGCGATGTCCTCCTTCGAGGCGGATGCCGCCTCGCCCACGATGACACCCGGCTTGCCGGGGTCGGCCACTTCGAGCACCTCGTCGGTGAAGCGTTCAACCCCGCCGATGTACAGTCCCGTCCGCACCGCAGCGGACGTCGTCGTCTCGGACATTTCTTTGCCCCTATCTCCTCGCACCCGCACTCGGGTCGGCGGGCCGCACGACAGCGCGTCATCGCGCCCTGGCTCCAGGGTGCCTCAACCTCGCGTTGGATGCAATACTCACGACAAAATCATCACGAATCTCGTCGCCAACCGGTGGCGCGCGCTATCCTCTAGAGCGCGGCCGCGGTGCGGTCGAGAAGGGGGCCGGCCAGTGCGGCTCCATGGGGAGGCGGAGTGTCAACGACGACGGACCAGCTCGCAGGACCCGAGCTGACGCAACGTCTGCGCGAGGCGATCCAGAGCGCGGAGTTCGCTCCGCAGCAGCGGCTCATCGAAGCCGACCTCAGCGAACGGTACGGGGCATCCCGCGCCTCGGTGCGCACGGCGCTGCTGAATCTCACCAACGAAGGTCTGGTCGAGCGTCTGCCCAACCGTGGTGCGCGCGTGCGGGCGATCACGGTCGAGGAGGCCGTCGAGATCGTCGAGGTGCGCATGGAGCTCGAGTCGCTCGTGGCACGCAAGGCGGCGCAGAACCTGACGGCAGACGACGAGGCGGTGCTGCGCGCGCTGCGCTCGCGTATCGAGGCGGCGGCGGGCACGCGCGATCTCGTCGAGTACTCGCGCGCGAACCAGGAGCTCGATCACCGCATCCGCGAGATCGCGGGACAGGCGACGGCCACGCAGCTTCTCGAGCGGCTGCGGGCGCAGTCGGCACGACACCAGTTCCGGCTCGCATTCGTGCCCGGCCGGGCCGAGACATCCGCCCCCGAGCACATCGCGATCATCGACGCCATCCTGGCGCGCGACCCGGCCGGCGCCGAGAGTGCGACGCGCGTGCATCTGGCCGGCATCGCCGAGCTGCTGCGCTCGATGGACTGAACCCGCGTGCTGCGGCCCCGACAGGGGACAGCGAAAGGCCCGGCCGGGAGAACCCGGCCGGGCCTTCCACCGCACGATCAGCCGAAGGACTGGACCGTGTCGTACCCCTTGCCGTTGTACTTCTGCACGACCACGCTGGAGACGGCAGGCTGGCCGTCCTCGGTCGTGTTCACCGACGTGCCTTCCAGCATGAGCGGCGCCGTGAAGTCGGAGATCGAGCGCAGCGCCTCCATGAAGTTCGCACGGGTCGGTTCGGTCATCTTGCCGAACGCCTGCTCCAGCGTCGCGCCGCTGATGTAGCTCCACAGGCAGTGCGGGAACGCCGGGACGTCCTGGTAGTCGCCGTACTGCTTGAGGTCGGACAGGAACGTCTTCACGTCCTCGTCGTCGGCGTATGCGGGGCTTGCGACCGCCTTCGAGAAGGCCACCGAGTAGATCCCCGGGAAGGCCGTTGCCTTGCCCGGCTCCAGGATCGCCTTCGGGCTCGAGGTGTTCGAGGGCAGGAACCAGCTGGGCTTCCAGTTCAGCTGCTGGGCCTTCTGCAATGCCGAGATCACCAGCGGGGTGATCGACATCGCGTTGAAGAAGACGTCGGCGTCGGTGGCGGCCAGCTCGGTCAGCTGCGCATCGACCGATGTGTCGGTGGCCTCGTAGGTGAGCTCTTTGGTGATCGTGATGTTCGACGCACCCTCGATGCCCTTCTTGAAGCCTTCGACGTAGCCCTCGCCGTAGTCGTCGTTCTGGGAGAGCACCGCGACCTTGTGGTTCGCACCCGACGCGGCCAGGAGCTTGCCGAACGCCTCACCCTCGTTCATGTAGGTGGGGACGAAGCCGAGCTGCCACGGGCTGTCCGCCTTGTTGCTGAAGATCGGGTCACCGGTCTCCACCAGCACCTGCGGCACCTTGTCGGCGATGGCGGCCTCGCGCCATGCACGGTTGGTCGGGGTGCCCAGTCCGATGCCCATGGCGAAGACCTTGTCCTTCAGCTGGTCGTAGTTCGCCTTGGCCTTCTGCGGGTCGTAGCCGTCATCGAGCGCGTCGATCTTGATCTCGCGCGTCTTGCCGTCGCCGAACTTGATGCCGCCGGCGGCGTTCTTGGCGCCGAAGTAGGCCTTCGCGCCTGCGACGGTGCAGGTTCCGGGTCCGGCCGTAGCGCCGCTGAGCGGCGTGGTGATGCCGATGGTCAGTGTCGTGTCTGTGATGCCCGGGCTGGCTGTCGCCGTATTGCCATCGCCGTTGTCGCCCCCACCGCCGCGGGCGCAGCCGGCGAGTGCGAGCGCGACGACGGATGCCACGGCGACGGCGCCGAGGGTGTTCCGGGCTGTTCTGCGCATGTTCATGCCTGATCTTGCCTCTCTGTTGTGGTTCCCTCCGATGCCGCGGCCGGGTTCGGTTCCGCGATCGGAGTGGTCTGTTGCGCTCGTCCTGCGCCGCCGCGTCCGCGGCTGAGCAGTCGATGGATGACGCGCGGCAGCGACACGATGCCGCCGGGCAGGACGAACAGGACGATGAGGAGGATGGCGCCCTGCAGCAGCGCGGTCGAGTTCGGGTCCACGATGTTGGTCAGCTGCGGGACGAGTACGTAGTACGCGCCGCCGATGAGCGACCCGACGATGCTGGCCGCGCCGCCGATGACCATGGAGGCCAGCAGGGTGATGGAGTGCCCGAAGCTCATCGTCTCGGGGGAGGTGTACTGGATGACGACCATGTACAGGAATCCCGCGACGCCGCCGATGAGGGATGCCACGGTGAAGGCGATGACCTTGTACCAGTAGGGCGAGATCCCCATCGAGGAGGCGACGGACTCATTGCCCTTCACGATCGCGAACGCACGGCCGTAGCGCCCGCGGACGAGGTTGCGGGTGAGCAGGAAGACGATCGCGGTGATGAGAAGGACCACGTACAGCTGCCACTGGTCGTCATAGACGGGGACCGCCTGAGCCCACTCGGGGGCGCCGCTGAACCGCGCCGACAGTCCTTGCGATCCGCCGGTGATCTCCCCCAGCCGCTTGGCCAGCGGCACCCCGACGATCGGCAGCGCCAGCGTGATCATCGCGATCGCGAGGCCCCCCAGTCGGGCGGCGGCGAGGGCGATGATCAGCCCGACGATCGCGGGGATCAGGAACGACAGCAGGAATGTGATGAGGATGTTCCACTCGTGGGTGACGCCGTACGCGGTGACGTAGGCGCCCAGCCCGACGAAGAAGATCTGGCCGAGCGAGACCTGCCCGGTGTAGCCCATGAGCACGTTCAGTCCGAGCACGGCCACGGCGAACACGCCGATGCGCGCGATCGTCTGGTTCGCGAACTCGGGCAGTACCAGCGGCATGACCGCGAGGAGGACGACCACGACGGCGACCGCGACCCACCGGACCCACGGGGTGCGCATGAACGAGGTGACAGACATCAGACACGCACCACCGATTTCCGGCCGAACAGCCCTTGCGGTCGCACGACGAGCACGACGAAGATGAGGATGAACGGCACGGCCACCTTGAGGTCGTAGCCGATGAACGGCACATACACGGCCGCCAGATTCTCCAGCACGCCGATGAGCCATGCGGCGATCACGACCCCGAACGGGCTGGACAGTCCGCCCAGGATCACCGCGGCCAGCGCGTAGACCAGAGCGTTGTCCATCATCCCCGGAGTCAGCGTCAGCTGCGGTGCCACGAGCGCCCCGGCGACGGCGCCCAGCACGGCGGCCAGGCCCCAGCCGATCATGAGCAGTCGCCCCACGGGCAGGCCCGAGAAGGCCGCCGACTGCGGGTTGATGGCGACCGCACGCAGCGCGAGCCCGAGCTTCGTTCCCAGGAACAGCGCCTGCAGCAGCAGCATCATCACCAGGATCACCGCGAAGGTTCCGATCGATCGCAGGCTGATCGACGCACCCAGGAACGGGACCGTGTCCAGCGAGAACAGCGACGCGAACTGCTTGTTGTTGTACGTCCACAGCCAGCCGCACAGTCCCGTGATCAGCGTGAGCAGGCCGATGGTGACCACGATCGCGGTATCGGGGTCACCGCGCTCGAAGCGGCGCATGAGATAGCGCTCGATCAGCGCGCCCATGACGAACGAGGCGGCGACCGAGATCAGGATCGCGACGATCAGCGGCACGCCCAGGGTCGTCAGCCACCAGGCGATGTATGCCGACAGCACGGCCATGCCGCCCTGCGCGAAGTTGACCATGCCCGTCGATTGATTCACGAGCACCAAGGCCAGCGCCAGGGCTGCATAGATCGATCCTGTCGACAACCCGTCGACGAAGAGCTGAACGAACGTCCCCACCGGTCACCCTCCCAGATATGCGCGTCGGATCTCGTCCATGCCCTTGAGCTCGGCCGTCGTGCCGGACAGCGCGTTGCGGCCGGTCTCCAGGACGGTCGCCGACTCGACGAGGGTGAAGGCAAGGTTGGCGTTCTGCTCGACCACGACCATGGCGATGCCGGATTCCCGGCGCAGTCGCCCGATGGCCTCGTAGACGGTCTTCGCCGTGCCGGGGGCAAGACCCAGGGATGCCTCATCCAGCAGCATGAGCCGAGGCTTTGCCATGATCGCCCGGCCGATGGCGAGCATCTGCTGCTCACCGCCGGACAAGGCCGAGCCGGTCGAGCGGATCCGGTTCTGCAGTTGCGGGAACAGATCGAGGCAGTAGTCGATGTCGTGGGCGATGGCCTTGCGGTCTTTGCGCAGATACGCGCCGACGCGAAGGTTCTCACGGACGCTGAGGTCCCCGAGCGTGCCCCGGCCCTCGGGTACGTGCGCGATGCCGAGGGCGGCGACCTTGTCGGGCCCGAGACCCCGGATGTTCTTGTCCTCGAAGGTGATCTTCCCGGCGGCGCGCACGGTGCCGCTGATGGAGCGCAGCGTCGTCGTCTTGCCGGCGCCGTTGGCACCCAGGATCCCGACGGCGCCACCGTCGGGAACGGTCAGCGACACTCCGTCCAGCACCTGGACGGGGCCGTAGAACGCCGTGACCGATTCGAGCTCAAGCAGCGGCATCGGCGGCGTCCTTTCCGATGTAGGCCTCGATGACGCGCGGGTCGGCCTGCGCCTGGGCGGCGGTGCCCTCCATGAGCTTGCGGCCGTGGTCGAGCACGACCACACGGTCGGTCAGCGCGGCGATCAGTCCCATGTTGTGCTCGACGATGATGACGGTGATGTCGTCTTCGTCCCGGATGCGGCGCACCGAGGCGATGAGCTGCTCCACCTCGTTGTGCGGCAGTCCCGCGGCCGGTTCGTCCAGCAGCAGAAGGGTGGGGCGCATCAGCAGTGCCCGGCACAGCTCGATGCCCTTGTGCAGGCCGTGCGAGAGCTCGTCGGCACGGACGTCGGTCGCCCAGCCCAAGCCGTTGCGCTCGAGCAGCTCACGCGCTTCCTCGCGCAGTGCGCGTTCGGCGCGGGCGGTGTGCGGCAGGTGCAGCGCCCACTCCAGCGGGCCGCCGGGCAGTCGGGTGTGCGCGCCCAGCATGACGTTCTGCAGCACGGTCTGGTTCAGCTGCAGTGCCGGGTGCTGGAAGGTGCGGGCCAGACCGTGTCGGGCCAGCGTCGCGGGGCGTGAGCCGCGCACTTCTTCGCCGTCGATCATGATGGATCCACTGCTGGGGCGGTAGTGCCCGCTGATGCAGTTGAACAGTGACGTCTTGCCGGCGCCGTTGGGTCCGACCAACCCGAAGATCTGTCGGGGCTCCACGTCGAATCCCACCTTGTCGAGGACGGAGACGCCGCCGAAGTGCAGGCTGACATCCCCCAGGGTCAGTCGAGCTCCCATTGCCCGCCTTTCCGATTCGTCGCTTCTTCGCAGACGCGTGCCTGGCGTCCTTGGACGGGACGCTACGGATTCACGCTCAGATTGTCAACGATTTTGGATTCACATTGCGCGTGTCTTTATCCAACCGTTGTGCACGGGTACATCCCAGCGCATATACCAGGCGGTGCGAGGATCGATTCCGTTGAACGGAATCTCGCGACCGGTGGCACCGGGACCTGCCTAGCGTTCCTGGCGAACCCACGAACCCACGATGGAGGTCGACGATGACTACCGAATCCCTCGCGCAAGCGATGACCCGAGCCGGCGGCGCCGTGCCGCTGCTGCGCAACCAGGACTGGCCCGCATTCACCTTCCCGGTGGCCCCGGAGTTCACGAACTGGCGTGACGAGCAGCGCGCCTGGAACACGACGGTCGCCCTGATGGACCAGTCCCACCACATGACCCAGCTGTTCCTGCACGGCGACGACCTCATCCCGATGCTGTCGTCGATCTCGCCCAACACCTTCGGGACGTTCCGACCGGGCGTTGCCAAACAGCTCATCGCGGTCAATGCCGACGGGTACCTGGTCGGCGACGGCATCCTGTTCTACAACCACGAGGGCGCAGAAGGACGGGTGCTCATCGGGCACCACCTGCTCATCGACTGGGTGCGGTTCAACGCCGAGAAAGCAGAAGCTGCCGGCAAGGACGTGCATCACCGCCTCGAGGCGAACTCGCACATGCGCCAGGGACCGCCGACGTTCTACCGCTACGAGCTGCAGGGCCCCAAGGCCGACGAAGTGATGGAGAAGGTGTTCGGCGGGCCCGCCCCCGAGATCAAGTTCTTCCACATCGGCGACGTCGAGATCGCCGGTCGCCCGGTCAGGGCGCTGCGGCACGGCATGGCCGGCCAGCCGGGCTTCGAGTTCTACGGTCCGTGGGAAGACAACGAGATCGTCCTGAACGCGCTGATGGACGCCGGCGCCGAGTTCGACATCCGCCGGGTGGGTGCCAAGGCGTACTCGGCGTCGCCGCTGGAATCCGGCTGGGTGCCCACACCGTTCCCCGCGATCTTCGACGACGACTTCGCCGAATACCGCGAGTGGCTTCCCGCCGCCCGCGCCGGCTCGATCGGCGGGTCGCTGTACTCCGAAGACGTGCACGATTACTACATGACGCCGTACGACATCGGCTTGGGCAAGTCCGTGCGCTTCGACCACGACTTCCACGGGCGAGCGGCGCTGGAGAAGCACGCCGAGAATCAGCGCCGGCACAAGGTGACCCTCATCTGGAACTCCGCCGACGTCGCCGACGTGGTCCGTTCACAGCTCGAGCCCGGGACCCCGGCGAAGTTCCTCGAGTTCCCCAAGGCCCGCTACGGCTTCTACCAGATGGACGAGGTCGTCAAGGACGGCCGGCGGGTGGGCATCTCCACCGACGCCGGGTATGTCGCCTTCGATCAGCTCTACATGTCGCTGGCCACACTGGACGCCGACATCCCCGAGGGAACAGAGGTCGACGTGGTGTGGGGCGAGGACCCGGTCTCGCACAAGCCGCAGGCCGACCGCGCCCACCGGCAGGTGCGCATCCGCGCGACGGTCGCACCCGCGCCGTATCACGAATACGCGAGGACGGTGTATCGCGCAAACCAGTGAACGGCCCCGCCGAGAAGCGTTAGCCTGTCCGACGAGGGAGGCGGCATGGCGCGGGGATCCGACGGCGAATCCGTCTTGCGCAAGCACTTGCGCGTGCTGGAGGCGTTCGACGCGTTCCGGCCGTACCTCACGCTGTCCGAGATCGCGGACGCCGCAGGCCTGGCCGCGTCCTCCGCGCATCGGCTGGTGACCCAGCTCGAGGCCGAAGGACTGCTCGAGCGGCTGCCGGACAAGTCGTACCGGCTGGGCGTGCGGCTGTGGGAATTCGCCGCGCGCACGCCCAGCGCGCTGGGCCTGCGCGAGCTCGCGCGCCCCTGGATGAGCGGCGTGCACGCCCGCATCCGCCAGCACACGCAGCTGGGTGTGCGCAGCGGTCGCGACGTGCTGTTCATCGAGCGGATCTCCACGCCTGACGCGGTCGTGAACGCGACCCTCATCGGCGGTCGCACTCCGCTGCCGGTGTCATCGAGCGGCCTCGTGCTGCTCGCGCACGCCGAGGACGATGTCGTCTCAGACGTCATCGCCGCCGGCTGGCCGCGGTTCACCGCGCACACGACGAGCGACGGTGAGGCGCTGCGCGAGCAGCTGCGCCGAGTGCGCAGCCAGGGGTTCGCCGATCTGCCCGGACACATCCACGACGCCTCCCGCGGCGTCGCGGTGCCGGTGCTGGGTCCGCTCGGGGTCGTCCACGCCGCGCTCGGGGTCGTCGTCAGCAACGACGGCTCAGCCGCGCAGCCCATCGTCGAGCTGCTCACCGTCGCGGCCACCGGGATCGGGCGGGCGCTGCAGGAGGCATACCTGCCCGACGACGAGTCCGGGCGCCGGCGTGCCGGCCCACTCGTGAGCGGGTCGCGTGCGTCGCTGGAGTATTTCGCGGGGCGGGACGAGAACCACGCCGCGTCGGGCCTGGGGTGATCTGGCCATGCCGACGATCGCGATCCTCGGCCTCGGCGAGGCCGGCCGCATCCATGCACGAGGACTGCGCGACGCCGGAGCGAGCGTGCGCGGCTTCGACCTGTCGCCGGCCGCCAGCGCCACGGGTGCTCGGCGGCCCGGGTCGGCTCAGCGGTCGCGGATCACCTCGTCGCGCAGCCCGGCCATGTCGACCTTGCCGGTCGGGGTGCGATCCAGCGACGCGCGGAACAGGATGTGCCGCGGCCGCTTGTATCCGGCCAGCCGCTCGTTGACGAAGGCCAGCAGCTCGTCGGCGGTGACATCCTGTCGGCGGGAGATGACGGCGGTCACTATCTCGCCGAACCGCGGATCGGGGGCGCCCAGCACGACGACGTCGGCCACCGCGGGGTGCTCGAGCAGCACTTCTTCGACCTCGAGCGGGTAGACCTTCTCGCCGCCGGTGTTGATGACCCCGCTGCCGCGTCCCAAGAACTCGATGTGCCGGTCGTCTTGCACGCGCACCCAATCGCCCGGCATGACGTGGCGCACGCCGTTGATCACCGGGAAGGTGGCGGCCGTCTTCTCGGGATCGCCGTAGTAGCCCAGCGGCAACGCTCCGCGCTGGGCGAGGATGCCCAGCGCCCCCGGTCGGTCCTGCACTTCGTTCAGGTCCTGATCCAGCACGACGGCGCTGGGGAACAGACGCGGGCGACCCGGCAGATCCTGCGGGCCGGTCGTCGTGGTCGACGCGTAGACGCCGCCTTCGGTCGAGGCGAGCATGTCGATGATGGTGAGCTCCCCCAGCGCGTGCAGGCGACGCTTGGTCTCGGGGCTGAACCGCATGCCCGAGCTGATCACGCTGCGCATCGCCGGCAGGCGGACCTGCAGCCGTTCGGCGGCCTCCACGAGCGGCATCGCGACGCCGTCGCCGGCGACGATCAGCCGGGTGGCGGACGCGTCGGCCGCGAAGCGCACAGAGGCCTCGGGGTCCAGCCGCGGCGACGAGGTCACCAGCACGGTGCCGCCGAGCGTGAGGGTGTTCATGGCGGTCGTCATCGCGGTCCCGTGCAGGAACGGAGACAGCGGCAGCGTCACCACGAGCGGGGTGGCAGGGTCGGTCGCGATGCGCGCCGCGTCCTCGACCGTCCGTGGCCATTCCAGGTCCATCACCGAGTAGGTGGGCGCCATCTGCGCCTCGAACATCTCCTGCTCGTCCCACCGCACGGCCTTCGGACGCCCGGTCGTCCCTCCGGTGTACAGCCACAGCTCGGCGTTGTCCGGAGGACTGGGCAGGTCTGCCACCGTCGCGGTGGCCTCACGCCATGAGGGCTCCGCGCTGTCGCCGCCGTCGCTGATCCAGAGCAGAGCGGGGGGAGTGGATGCGGCGGCCGCGGCATCCTGCGCCACGTCCTTCGTCGAGGTGGGTGCGATCAGCACGCGCGCGTCGGCGTCGTCGAGCAGCGCTGCGACCTCGTTCGCACGCAGCCGGTAGTTCAGCGGCACCGGGATGATGCCCGCGGCAAGGCACGCGAACATCGTGATGAGGAACTCGGGCCGATTGTGCAGCAGCATCGCGACCCGGTCGCCCGGGGCCGCGCCGCGGGCGGCGAGGGAGCTCGCCAGCGCCCCCGCCTCCCGCGCGAATCGGGCGTACGTCCACGTGTCACCGTCGATCGATCGGATGGCCGTGCGGTCGGGGGCGGCATCGGCCACCGCCCGCCACACGTCCGCGTAATGCGCGCGCATTCCGACGCTCGCCGCCGCTCAGAGCTTTCCCGTCGTGCGCCATCCGCCGTGGTACTCCTGGCGGACGGTCTCGGCATAGGGCACCGGGCTGACCACGGCACGCACCGCGATCTGCTCGTGCGGCTCGACGGTCTTCTTCGACGTGTTCGGGCTCTCGCCCCACAGCACCCGCACCTCGGCGCCGATCGGCACGTCGTGATCGACCGTGGCCAGCGACAGGCCGCGCCGCTCGTTCGCGGTGATGCCGGTGAACATCGACAGACCGACGTTCTGACCGTCGGCGTCGATCACGGAGTCGAAGTTGCTCGACCCGTAGTTCGCGTTCGGCAGATCGAAGAACTGGTAGCCGGGGCCGCTGCGGTCGATCACCGAGGTGAGGATCTTGCCCAGGTCCTCGTCGTTCCACGCCAGCGTGACCTTCTTGCGCTGGGTGGTCGGGTCGATCTTCTCCAGGGCGTCGCGGCCGATGAAGTCGTG encodes the following:
- a CDS encoding aldehyde dehydrogenase family protein, which translates into the protein MSETTTSAAVRTGLYIGGVERFTDEVLEVADPGKPGVIVGEAASASKEDIADAVAAAKAAYPAWSALGATARAAAMADAIAGVGDDRDEDAAILSQENGKIRLEAWIDALVFELRWNLTLQVADQVETTSTLPAIPGAVPVNTQVGYQSLGVVSLIVPFNWPIAILGASLPNALLAGNSVIVKVPPTTPLAITRVVQRVAEKLPTGVLNVVSGKDENMSGLVQNPDVAKVSFTGSVNGGKRMMQMGATTLTRVTLELGGNDPAVFLSDAIIDDEHLDRLYAAIFDTTGQICMSAKRVFVHRSRLDEVVNGLAARCEKAVLGYGLDEGTTMGPLNSPAQKAFVDEIIEEAKDAGADVREFGELPGGDLAGGNFVRPTLVIDPALSLRVVTQEQFGPVIPIIPFDDEDEAVRLANDTWAGLCGSVWTASTEAARRVGSQLVCGYVWVNDHGATRLDLRAPFGGMKGSGFGREQGIEGVRDFQDTRSIAFLDADALAAMPH
- a CDS encoding GntR family transcriptional regulator, whose product is MSTTTDQLAGPELTQRLREAIQSAEFAPQQRLIEADLSERYGASRASVRTALLNLTNEGLVERLPNRGARVRAITVEEAVEIVEVRMELESLVARKAAQNLTADDEAVLRALRSRIEAAAGTRDLVEYSRANQELDHRIREIAGQATATQLLERLRAQSARHQFRLAFVPGRAETSAPEHIAIIDAILARDPAGAESATRVHLAGIAELLRSMD
- a CDS encoding ABC transporter substrate-binding protein, whose translation is MRRTARNTLGAVAVASVVALALAGCARGGGGDNGDGNTATASPGITDTTLTIGITTPLSGATAGPGTCTVAGAKAYFGAKNAAGGIKFGDGKTREIKIDALDDGYDPQKAKANYDQLKDKVFAMGIGLGTPTNRAWREAAIADKVPQVLVETGDPIFSNKADSPWQLGFVPTYMNEGEAFGKLLAASGANHKVAVLSQNDDYGEGYVEGFKKGIEGASNITITKELTYEATDTSVDAQLTELAATDADVFFNAMSITPLVISALQKAQQLNWKPSWFLPSNTSSPKAILEPGKATAFPGIYSVAFSKAVASPAYADDEDVKTFLSDLKQYGDYQDVPAFPHCLWSYISGATLEQAFGKMTEPTRANFMEALRSISDFTAPLMLEGTSVNTTEDGQPAVSSVVVQKYNGKGYDTVQSFG
- a CDS encoding branched-chain amino acid ABC transporter permease, with product MSVTSFMRTPWVRWVAVAVVVVLLAVMPLVLPEFANQTIARIGVFAVAVLGLNVLMGYTGQVSLGQIFFVGLGAYVTAYGVTHEWNILITFLLSFLIPAIVGLIIALAAARLGGLAIAMITLALPIVGVPLAKRLGEITGGSQGLSARFSGAPEWAQAVPVYDDQWQLYVVLLITAIVFLLTRNLVRGRYGRAFAIVKGNESVASSMGISPYWYKVIAFTVASLIGGVAGFLYMVVIQYTSPETMSFGHSITLLASMVIGGAASIVGSLIGGAYYVLVPQLTNIVDPNSTALLQGAILLIVLFVLPGGIVSLPRVIHRLLSRGRGGAGRAQQTTPIAEPNPAAASEGTTTERQDQA
- a CDS encoding branched-chain amino acid ABC transporter permease, which codes for MGTFVQLFVDGLSTGSIYAALALALVLVNQSTGMVNFAQGGMAVLSAYIAWWLTTLGVPLIVAILISVAASFVMGALIERYLMRRFERGDPDTAIVVTIGLLTLITGLCGWLWTYNNKQFASLFSLDTVPFLGASISLRSIGTFAVILVMMLLLQALFLGTKLGLALRAVAINPQSAAFSGLPVGRLLMIGWGLAAVLGAVAGALVAPQLTLTPGMMDNALVYALAAVILGGLSSPFGVVIAAWLIGVLENLAAVYVPFIGYDLKVAVPFILIFVVLVVRPQGLFGRKSVVRV
- a CDS encoding ABC transporter ATP-binding protein, with amino-acid sequence MPLLELESVTAFYGPVQVLDGVSLTVPDGGAVGILGANGAGKTTTLRSISGTVRAAGKITFEDKNIRGLGPDKVAALGIAHVPEGRGTLGDLSVRENLRVGAYLRKDRKAIAHDIDYCLDLFPQLQNRIRSTGSALSGGEQQMLAIGRAIMAKPRLMLLDEASLGLAPGTAKTVYEAIGRLRRESGIAMVVVEQNANLAFTLVESATVLETGRNALSGTTAELKGMDEIRRAYLGG
- a CDS encoding ABC transporter ATP-binding protein, which encodes MGARLTLGDVSLHFGGVSVLDKVGFDVEPRQIFGLVGPNGAGKTSLFNCISGHYRPSSGSIMIDGEEVRGSRPATLARHGLARTFQHPALQLNQTVLQNVMLGAHTRLPGGPLEWALHLPHTARAERALREEARELLERNGLGWATDVRADELSHGLHKGIELCRALLMRPTLLLLDEPAAGLPHNEVEQLIASVRRIRDEDDITVIIVEHNMGLIAALTDRVVVLDHGRKLMEGTAAQAQADPRVIEAYIGKDAADAAA
- a CDS encoding aminomethyl transferase family protein; this encodes MTTESLAQAMTRAGGAVPLLRNQDWPAFTFPVAPEFTNWRDEQRAWNTTVALMDQSHHMTQLFLHGDDLIPMLSSISPNTFGTFRPGVAKQLIAVNADGYLVGDGILFYNHEGAEGRVLIGHHLLIDWVRFNAEKAEAAGKDVHHRLEANSHMRQGPPTFYRYELQGPKADEVMEKVFGGPAPEIKFFHIGDVEIAGRPVRALRHGMAGQPGFEFYGPWEDNEIVLNALMDAGAEFDIRRVGAKAYSASPLESGWVPTPFPAIFDDDFAEYREWLPAARAGSIGGSLYSEDVHDYYMTPYDIGLGKSVRFDHDFHGRAALEKHAENQRRHKVTLIWNSADVADVVRSQLEPGTPAKFLEFPKARYGFYQMDEVVKDGRRVGISTDAGYVAFDQLYMSLATLDADIPEGTEVDVVWGEDPVSHKPQADRAHRQVRIRATVAPAPYHEYARTVYRANQ
- a CDS encoding IclR family transcriptional regulator, yielding MARGSDGESVLRKHLRVLEAFDAFRPYLTLSEIADAAGLAASSAHRLVTQLEAEGLLERLPDKSYRLGVRLWEFAARTPSALGLRELARPWMSGVHARIRQHTQLGVRSGRDVLFIERISTPDAVVNATLIGGRTPLPVSSSGLVLLAHAEDDVVSDVIAAGWPRFTAHTTSDGEALREQLRRVRSQGFADLPGHIHDASRGVAVPVLGPLGVVHAALGVVVSNDGSAAQPIVELLTVAATGIGRALQEAYLPDDESGRRRAGPLVSGSRASLEYFAGRDENHAASGLG
- a CDS encoding AMP-binding protein, giving the protein MRAHYADVWRAVADAAPDRTAIRSIDGDTWTYARFAREAGALASSLAARGAAPGDRVAMLLHNRPEFLITMFACLAAGIIPVPLNYRLRANEVAALLDDADARVLIAPTSTKDVAQDAAAAASTPPALLWISDGGDSAEPSWREATATVADLPSPPDNAELWLYTGGTTGRPKAVRWDEQEMFEAQMAPTYSVMDLEWPRTVEDAARIATDPATPLVVTLPLSPFLHGTAMTTAMNTLTLGGTVLVTSSPRLDPEASVRFAADASATRLIVAGDGVAMPLVEAAERLQVRLPAMRSVISSGMRFSPETKRRLHALGELTIIDMLASTEGGVYASTTTTGPQDLPGRPRLFPSAVVLDQDLNEVQDRPGALGILAQRGALPLGYYGDPEKTAATFPVINGVRHVMPGDWVRVQDDRHIEFLGRGSGVINTGGEKVYPLEVEEVLLEHPAVADVVVLGAPDPRFGEIVTAVISRRQDVTADELLAFVNERLAGYKRPRHILFRASLDRTPTGKVDMAGLRDEVIRDR